A window of the Hordeum vulgare subsp. vulgare chromosome 5H, MorexV3_pseudomolecules_assembly, whole genome shotgun sequence genome harbors these coding sequences:
- the LOC123397324 gene encoding uncharacterized protein LOC123397324 yields the protein MAVTAGAAAEIVREIAAVGAADLAAVAEPLRADCLRLVRKVSLLTHLVAEVAEAAGEDGVAEPEATAWVADLLRAPLRVEMGTRRPLVLQMVHDPTALDPRCRFQVRDALHLF from the coding sequence ATGGCGGTGACGGCCGGGGCGGCCGCGGAGATCGTGCGGGAGATCGCGGCCGTGGGCGCCGCCGACCTGGCCGCCGTCGCGGAGCCGCTGCGGGCCGACTGCCTCCGCCTCGTGCGCAAGGTGTCCCTGCTCACGCACCTCGTCGCCGAGGTCGCCGAGGCGGCGGGGGAGGACGGCGTGGCCGAGCCTGAGGCGACGGCCTGGGTGGCCGACCTGCTCCGGGCGCCGCTGCGGGTCGAGATGGGCACCCGCCGCCCCCTTGTCCTCCAGATGGTCCACGACCCCACCGCCCTCGATCCCCGCTGCCGCTTCCAGGTGCGTGACGCGCTTCACCTcttctag